Within Pseudorca crassidens isolate mPseCra1 chromosome 8, mPseCra1.hap1, whole genome shotgun sequence, the genomic segment CAAACCGTGGAGAGCGTGAGCGGACCTCGGCCTGAGCAGGGTACCCGAGCACAGGGCACGCAACTTCCGCACCCCCAAATCTGCCCCGAAAACTAACTACTGCGTTTGACCTCTGGTTTGCTTTGCAACTTGAAGAATGAACATAAAACGGTTATTCTCTGCCAACTcgttccaaaaaggaaaaaaaaaaaaaagtctagcatTGAAAAGATGGGGTTCTCGTCCACAGCAGCGTCCCTTCCTTTCCAGCTCGCCAACTTTTCTTGCTTCCGACTTGACAGAATCTACATTAACACCCTCTTCGGGGCTCTTCACTGTGACTTATTAGATAGAAACGCTTAAAATGTCAGTGTCCAAACGATTGGAATGCGTTTGGGGAGCGCGGAACAGGCTCACTGGACCTCCTAGGAGTGGGGAGTGGAGTGGGAAAGGGTACTCTCGCAACCATCAGACCCGCGTGTCCAGGCAATGTTGAGCCCCCGTCTCACTCTCTCAGAGCCGACCTTTAGAGGTCACAATGCAGGGCCTTatctgggagtggggtggggatgaaACGGCCACAGGAACTCCACCTTGGGCTAGCAGCACAGGCAATCAGGGCCGCGGCGAAGACCCCGCGTTGCCCCACTCCGGCCCTGCTGCCTTCTCCAAGGACAGGACTGCCTTCCGCGGGAGAATGAACGTCTGCCTCTTTCTAGCACCTTCGGAGGTGTAGTCCTTTGGGTGTTGGGAAACGTCAGATCGAGACACTGTGGAGGGAACAGAAAGGCCCAGATGCTTCTCGAGGAAGGGTGAGAGAATAGGCCGGGGCGCAGTTCTGCAGTCCCCTGCGCGGCCACGTCTTCAGAAACGCCCACGACCTCAGGACCAGCCACGGTGGTTTGGCCCTTGGGACTCGAGGGGCCCGTCTGGCTGACCATCGGGTGGGCTCCGCCGTTGCCGGTATTCTTGCCAGTCACCCCCGCCCCAGCAGTCCCAAATCGCGCCACGGACCTAGAGGGTACTGAGGCGAGATGAGACTTCACCCACTGCGTAGAAGCTGTTGCCGCCGCTGCTGTCACAGCCACTCCGGGAGGGGCCGACAGGGCGGCCGGAATGGTACCCTCCGGCCGCTTCCCCGGGCTGCGCTCGGGTGCGGGGTCGCGGCCCGCTTGCTCCGGCGCGGAAGGAAATTGCCCCGCGCCCGCGGGAAGAGGGTggcggggagggaagggggagggcagcAAGGAGGCGGGCAGAGGGGCCGGCCGCCTGGGCCAGGTCGTTTTTGAATGGTTTGGGAGGACGAATTGTTAGACCCCGAGGAACGGGGGTGGGGACGGAGAAGGGGGGCTGGAAAGCGGAAACTTTCCTATAAAACTTCGAAAAGTCCCTCCTCCCCACGTCAGGCCAATGACACTGCTGCCCCCAAACTTTCCGCCTGCACGGAGGTATAAGAGCCTCCAAGTCGGCAGCTTTCGCCCAACTCCCAGACACCTCGCGGGCTCGCCGGCACCGGCAGCGTTTCCAGGAGGCAGAGCCGGGTGTGCGTGCGGCCGTTGGGCGCTTTCTTTTTGGACCTCGGGGCCATCCACaccgtcccctccccctcccgcctccctccccgcctcccccgcgCGCCCTCCCCGCGGAGATcctccctgtccctcctcccGCTCCCTCCTCCGCGGTCCGCACCGCCCGGGCCGGCGCCGTGCGCGAGGGAAGCTGGCGGGCTGAGGCGCCAggctctcctcctcttccccggGCCGCCCTTCTGCCCCGGGCCTGCGAGGCCGCGCGTTGCCGCCCGAGAGATGATGCAGGACGTGTCCAGCTCGCCAGTCTCGCCGGCCGACGACAGCCTGAGCAACAGCGAGGAGGAGCCGGACCGGCAGCAGCCGCCGAGCGGCAAGCGCGGGGGGCGCAAGCGGCGCAGCAGCCGGCGCAGCGCTGGGGGCGGCGCGGGGCCCGGTGGGGCCGCGGGCGGGGGCGTCGGAGGCGGCGAGGAGCCTGGCAGCCCAGCCCAAGGCAAGCGCGGCAAGAAGTCTGcgggctgcggcggcggcggcggcggcgccggtggcggcggcggcggcagcagcagcggcggcgggAGTCCGCAATCCTACGAGGAGCTGCAGACGCAGCGGGTCATGGCTAACGTGCGAGAGCGCCAGCGCACGCAGTCGCTGAACGAGGCATTCGCCGCGCTGCGGAAGATCATCCCCACACTGCCTTCGGACAAGCTGAGCAAGATCCAGACCCTCAAGTTGGCGGCCAGGTATATCGACTTCCTCTACCAGGTCCTACAGAGCGACGAGCTGGACTCCAAGATGGCAAGCTGCAGCTATGTGGCCCACGAGCGGCTCAGTTACGCCTTCTCGGTCTGGAGGATGGAGGGGGCCTGGTCCATGTCCGCGTCCCACTAGCAGGCGGAGCTCCCCACCCCCTCGGCAGGGCCGGAGACCTAGGTAAGGACCCGGCGCCTCTGCGCCCCTTCGCCGCTCAGGTGGCAGACCGACTGACGGCCGGGCCGCGGCTCCCTGTCCGCCTCGCCTTCCTCCCCGTCTCCTACTCCCCTCTCAACCTTCCCACCCCACCTGGCACCGCCACCTCATCTCCCgagcgtccctggaaggcagcttAGTCCCCGCTAGGGAGAGAGGGATGCGCCCTTGTGAGGGGTGTGCGTGTGCGTGAGTGCGCGTGACAGGAGGGAAGACGGAGAAAGAGTCGAGGGTCATGGATAAGGACAGTCTTGCCAGCGCCTCCCTTTCTTTCGGCTTTAAGTTTTCGTTCTCCTTAAAACAAATGTTTCCaaattccacctcctcctccattcCGCCCACCCACTTCCTCTTGCCCTTGGGCTGAAATCCTTCCAGGTTGTTCAGCGTAATTTCTCCGTGGTGGTGATAAGAACAGTGCTCACTAGTCTT encodes:
- the TWIST1 gene encoding twist-related protein 1, whose translation is MMQDVSSSPVSPADDSLSNSEEEPDRQQPPSGKRGGRKRRSSRRSAGGGAGPGGAAGGGVGGGEEPGSPAQGKRGKKSAGCGGGGGGAGGGGGGSSSGGGSPQSYEELQTQRVMANVRERQRTQSLNEAFAALRKIIPTLPSDKLSKIQTLKLAARYIDFLYQVLQSDELDSKMASCSYVAHERLSYAFSVWRMEGAWSMSASH